Proteins from a single region of Pseudomonas sp. 10S4:
- a CDS encoding GlxA family transcriptional regulator — protein MPKTIHVLAFANVQLLDVTGPLQVFASANDSARQQGLPAPYAPSVIASGGGAVMSSAGLAILAEPLPAGGSDTLIIAGGWGVYSAAQEEPLVAWVREQATRCRRVSSVCTGAFLLAASGWLDGRRVVTHWTRCEQLAQMYPRLHVEPNPIFINDGPVWTSAGVTAGIDLALAMVEEDLGRAVALDVARQLVVFLKRPGGQSQFSVTLSLQQEGNRFDELHAWISENLTKDLGVPTLALQAGMSERSFIRHYRADTGQTPARAIELIRVETARRLLSDTGVPIKRVAVQCGFGSEETLRRSFLRAMGVTPQSYRERFSVSPSVDPVTP, from the coding sequence ATGCCGAAGACCATTCACGTACTCGCGTTTGCCAACGTGCAACTGCTCGACGTCACCGGACCCTTGCAAGTGTTCGCTTCGGCCAACGACAGTGCCCGTCAACAGGGTTTGCCTGCGCCCTATGCACCGTCTGTGATTGCCAGCGGTGGCGGGGCGGTAATGTCGTCGGCGGGGCTGGCGATATTGGCCGAGCCGTTGCCGGCGGGTGGCAGCGACACCTTGATCATCGCGGGTGGCTGGGGCGTTTATTCGGCGGCACAGGAGGAGCCCTTGGTGGCGTGGGTGCGCGAGCAGGCGACGCGGTGTCGTCGGGTTTCTTCGGTGTGTACGGGCGCGTTTCTGCTGGCCGCCAGTGGTTGGCTCGATGGTCGACGAGTGGTTACCCACTGGACCCGCTGCGAACAGTTGGCGCAGATGTATCCACGCCTGCACGTCGAACCCAACCCGATTTTCATCAACGACGGCCCGGTCTGGACCTCGGCCGGGGTCACCGCCGGCATCGATCTGGCACTGGCCATGGTCGAAGAAGACCTCGGTCGCGCGGTGGCCCTGGATGTCGCCCGGCAACTGGTGGTATTTCTCAAGCGTCCGGGCGGTCAGTCGCAGTTCAGCGTGACCCTGTCCCTGCAACAGGAAGGCAACCGCTTCGACGAACTTCATGCCTGGATCAGCGAAAATCTCACCAAAGACCTCGGTGTCCCGACCCTGGCCCTGCAGGCCGGCATGAGCGAACGCAGCTTTATCCGTCACTACCGCGCCGACACCGGCCAGACCCCGGCCCGGGCCATTGAACTGATTCGGGTTGAAACCGCGCGACGGCTGCTCAGCGATACTGGCGTGCCGATCAAACGGGTCGCGGTGCAATGCGGGTTTGGCAGCGAAGAAACCCTGCGCCGCAGTTTCCTGCGGGCCATGGGCGTGACGCCGCAGTCCTACCGCGAGCGTTTCAGCGTCAGCCCTTCAGTAGATCCAGTAACGCCTTGA
- a CDS encoding aminoglycoside phosphotransferase family protein yields MFEPWLKRWALVPDGEPIITLGSRLLPVRMGDVPAMLKIAVDDEEKFGNLLMTWWDGEGAAQVFAHHGDGLLIERAMGRRSLMRMALNGQDDEANQIMCAAVARLHAPRLSPLPPLVPLTQWFNALRLAAEQHGGLYALSLSTAEALLAEPQDVVVLHGDLHHDNILDFETRGWLAIDPKRVLGERGFDYANLICNPELPTASDPLRFERQIKIVAKAAGLERRRLLQWVLAFAGLSAAWFLEDNDTMAAEGQLQVAKLAAFTLDT; encoded by the coding sequence ATGTTTGAACCTTGGTTGAAGCGCTGGGCGCTGGTGCCGGACGGCGAACCCATCATCACACTTGGCAGTCGCTTGCTACCGGTGCGCATGGGCGATGTGCCGGCGATGCTGAAGATCGCCGTCGATGACGAAGAGAAATTCGGCAATCTGCTGATGACCTGGTGGGACGGTGAGGGCGCCGCCCAGGTGTTCGCCCATCACGGCGACGGTTTGTTGATTGAACGAGCCATGGGCCGGCGCTCGCTGATGCGCATGGCGCTCAACGGGCAGGACGATGAAGCCAACCAGATCATGTGTGCGGCGGTGGCGCGGTTGCATGCACCGCGCTTGTCGCCCTTGCCGCCGCTGGTTCCGTTGACGCAATGGTTCAACGCGTTGCGCCTGGCTGCTGAACAGCACGGCGGGCTCTATGCTCTCAGCCTTTCCACGGCCGAAGCCTTGCTGGCCGAGCCGCAAGACGTGGTGGTGCTGCACGGCGATCTCCATCACGACAATATTCTGGATTTCGAAACGCGAGGCTGGCTGGCCATCGATCCCAAACGGGTGCTCGGTGAGCGCGGTTTCGATTACGCCAACCTGATCTGCAACCCCGAACTGCCTACAGCGTCGGATCCGCTGCGTTTCGAGCGGCAAATCAAGATAGTGGCTAAAGCAGCGGGGCTTGAGCGGCGGCGCTTGCTGCAATGGGTGCTGGCCTTTGCCGGGTTGTCTGCCGCCTGGTTTCTTGAGGATAACGACACGATGGCGGCCGAAGGTCAGCTGCAGGTCGCTAAACTCGCGGCTTTTACGCTTGATACCTGA
- a CDS encoding SRPBCC family protein yields the protein MNPASDRIERKILLKAPRSQVWRVLANAEAFGQWFGVSLEGKRFVAGEWTQGQITYPGYEHLLWNVLVERVEPERVFSFRWHPYAVEPDVDYSQEPTTLVLFELEDMDNGTLLKVTESGFDHIPQTRRLKAFRMDSRGWDEQMSNIEEFLKVSIKAREHQGE from the coding sequence ATGAATCCAGCATCAGATCGCATCGAAAGGAAGATTCTGCTCAAGGCGCCGCGTTCGCAGGTCTGGCGCGTGTTGGCCAATGCCGAAGCGTTCGGCCAGTGGTTTGGCGTATCACTGGAGGGCAAGCGTTTTGTCGCCGGTGAGTGGACCCAGGGGCAAATCACGTATCCCGGTTATGAGCATTTGCTGTGGAATGTCCTGGTGGAGCGGGTCGAGCCGGAACGGGTGTTCTCGTTTCGCTGGCATCCGTATGCGGTGGAGCCGGACGTCGATTACTCCCAGGAGCCCACCACACTGGTGCTGTTCGAGCTCGAAGACATGGATAACGGTACGTTGCTGAAGGTTACCGAGTCCGGTTTTGATCACATTCCCCAGACGCGCAGGCTCAAGGCGTTCCGCATGGACAGCCGTGGCTGGGACGAGCAGATGAGCAATATCGAAGAGTTTCTCAAAGTCAGCATCAAGGCCCGTGAACATCAGGGCGAGTGA
- a CDS encoding GFA family protein: MQRPSLHGSCLCKTIEYQLDGLDMPIVHCHCQTCRKAHAAAFASTAGVMREHFRWTKGQDRLSSYESSPGKLRHFCSVCGSQLMAERLAQPHVIVRVATLDDDPGTTPQAHIWMAHDVPWLEYEAIEQCHEWQT, translated from the coding sequence ATGCAACGTCCCTCCCTGCACGGCAGTTGCCTGTGCAAAACCATCGAATATCAACTCGACGGCCTCGACATGCCGATCGTTCACTGTCATTGCCAAACCTGCCGCAAGGCCCACGCTGCGGCGTTCGCCTCGACGGCCGGGGTCATGCGCGAGCATTTTCGCTGGACCAAGGGTCAGGATCGGCTGAGCAGCTACGAATCGTCGCCGGGCAAGCTTCGGCATTTCTGTTCGGTGTGTGGCTCGCAGTTGATGGCGGAGCGGTTGGCTCAGCCGCATGTGATCGTGCGGGTGGCGACGCTCGATGATGATCCGGGGACGACGCCTCAGGCGCATATCTGGATGGCTCACGATGTGCCTTGGCTTGAATATGAAGCCATTGAACAATGCCATGAGTGGCAGACATAA
- a CDS encoding lysozyme inhibitor LprI family protein produces MNPRFLLALLPLLFTTVAHAVDCANANDQSTMNQCSAEQYKAADKELNVLYQQITKRLKDSPDAKKLLVSAQRSWVAFRDAECEFSASGVAGGSMEGLIYNQCTTHLTKVRVETFKSYLKCEEGDMSCPVPSYS; encoded by the coding sequence ATGAACCCACGCTTTCTCCTGGCCCTGTTGCCACTGCTGTTCACCACCGTGGCGCATGCCGTGGACTGCGCCAACGCCAACGACCAGAGCACCATGAATCAGTGCTCCGCCGAGCAGTACAAGGCTGCGGATAAAGAGCTGAATGTGCTGTATCAGCAGATCACCAAAAGATTGAAGGACAGTCCCGATGCCAAGAAGCTGCTGGTCAGCGCCCAGCGTAGCTGGGTGGCGTTTCGGGATGCCGAGTGCGAGTTTTCGGCCTCCGGGGTGGCGGGTGGCAGCATGGAGGGGCTGATCTACAACCAGTGCACCACCCACCTCACCAAGGTTCGCGTCGAGACCTTCAAGAGTTACCTCAAGTGCGAGGAAGGCGATATGAGCTGCCCGGTGCCCTCCTACTCTTAA
- the peaD gene encoding quinohemoprotein amine dehydrogenase subunit beta — translation MLIVKACGLAAFAVLSVCSLNVLADENTALQDGHEYMLTTNYPNNLNVIDLATDTLFKTCKMPDAFGPGTVQLSPDHKTAYVLNNHYADIYGVELDNCKQVFHTSITQKPGEKARSMFAFTLSHDGKELFAVANPTLMLNDRYEVQQPRLDVYATDAGMDAKPVRSFPAPRQLTIMQSGDDGTLYVAGADVYKVDVKTGKFDVLIPSRHWKRENYSAPDVLYVWNQQTYRHDFSLLYTAAKFKDKKQDPLTAEYLYGLFSIDLKTGKTETTDFGPLTEIYFSGMRSPKDPNLMFGVLNRLAKYDIKQKKLLQSATLDHSYYCISFNKDGSKIYLAGTFNDVAIFDAESLKQIGSIKMPGGDMAITTAQIFVR, via the coding sequence ATGCTTATTGTCAAAGCCTGCGGCCTGGCCGCGTTCGCCGTCCTGAGCGTCTGTTCGCTTAACGTTCTGGCCGATGAAAACACTGCACTGCAAGACGGTCACGAGTACATGTTGACCACTAATTACCCGAACAACCTGAATGTGATCGACCTGGCCACCGACACCTTGTTCAAGACCTGCAAAATGCCGGACGCCTTCGGTCCTGGCACCGTGCAACTGTCGCCGGATCACAAGACCGCGTACGTGCTGAACAACCACTATGCGGACATCTACGGCGTTGAGCTGGATAACTGCAAACAGGTGTTCCACACCAGCATCACCCAGAAACCCGGTGAGAAAGCGCGCTCGATGTTCGCCTTCACCCTCAGCCATGACGGCAAGGAACTGTTCGCTGTCGCCAACCCGACGCTGATGCTCAACGACCGCTATGAAGTGCAGCAACCGCGGCTCGATGTCTACGCCACCGACGCTGGCATGGACGCCAAACCCGTGCGCAGTTTCCCGGCGCCACGGCAGTTGACCATCATGCAAAGTGGCGACGATGGCACGCTGTATGTGGCGGGGGCGGACGTCTACAAGGTCGATGTCAAAACCGGCAAGTTCGATGTACTGATCCCCAGCCGTCACTGGAAACGCGAGAACTACAGCGCGCCGGACGTGCTCTACGTGTGGAACCAGCAGACCTATCGCCATGACTTCTCGCTGCTCTACACCGCGGCGAAATTCAAGGACAAGAAGCAGGACCCGCTGACCGCCGAGTACCTCTACGGGCTGTTCAGTATCGACCTGAAAACCGGCAAGACCGAAACCACCGATTTTGGTCCTTTGACGGAAATCTACTTCAGCGGCATGCGCTCACCGAAGGACCCGAACCTGATGTTCGGTGTGCTCAACCGGTTGGCCAAGTACGACATCAAGCAGAAAAAACTGTTGCAGTCGGCGACGCTGGATCACTCCTACTACTGCATTTCCTTCAACAAGGACGGCAGCAAGATCTACCTGGCCGGGACGTTCAATGATGTGGCGATCTTCGATGCCGAGAGCCTGAAACAGATCGGCAGCATCAAAATGCCGGGTGGGGATATGGCGATTACCACGGCGCAGATCTTTGTGCGCTGA
- the qhpC gene encoding quinohemoprotein amine dehydrogenase subunit gamma — MKHLKAINNKALKLDQAAAENRIEEVVAMSSVAGCASTTDPGWEIDAFGGVSSLCQPMEADLYGCSDPCWWPAQVPDMMSTYPDWNKDAQASNESWRNLGTVFPKDK; from the coding sequence ATGAAACATCTCAAGGCAATCAATAACAAAGCGCTGAAGCTCGATCAGGCCGCAGCCGAAAACCGCATTGAAGAAGTGGTGGCGATGAGCTCGGTCGCCGGCTGCGCCTCGACCACCGACCCGGGTTGGGAAATCGACGCCTTTGGCGGTGTGTCGTCGCTGTGCCAGCCGATGGAAGCGGATCTTTATGGCTGTTCCGACCCGTGCTGGTGGCCGGCCCAGGTGCCCGACATGATGAGCACTTACCCGGACTGGAACAAGGACGCGCAGGCCTCGAACGAGAGTTGGCGCAACCTCGGGACTGTTTTCCCAAAAGATAAGTGA
- the peaB gene encoding quinohemoprotein amine dehydrogenase maturation protein: MGAILNLVERNLHEVHVDADRMLFHIPSSSLFASDELTGTIIDTLRGPGCSSEDLIQRLAARFNGDEITETLRELMALELVSDGSPLTPDIGTKRVERTAINTVVLNVNTGCNLSCTYCYKEDLDKPSAGKKMDVETAVASVEMLLRESPDEERFTVVFFGGEPLSNRKLIEYMVDYCEKRFAEAGKFVEFVMTTNATLLTEDTVDYLNAHRFGLSVSIDGPKTVHDRNRITVGGQGTYDVVRRKAEMLLSRYNSRPVGARVTLTTGVTDVETIWDHLFNELGFAEVGFAPVTSGDISTFNLSSEELIEVFANMKKLGRRYLEAALEHRNIGFSNLHQLITDIHEGHKKALPCGAGLKMLAVDHKGELNLCHRFTGSSLPTFGNVHSGVKQVELNDFLSQRLDRTNTGCEDCQIRNLCSGGCYHESYARYGDPTHPTYHYCELMRDWVDFGIEVYTRIMAHNPAFISSYITPRKAH, translated from the coding sequence ATGGGCGCTATTTTGAATCTGGTTGAACGCAATCTGCACGAAGTGCACGTCGACGCCGACCGCATGCTGTTCCACATCCCCAGCAGTTCGCTGTTCGCCAGCGATGAGCTGACCGGCACCATCATCGATACCTTGCGCGGTCCCGGCTGTTCGTCGGAGGACCTGATCCAGCGTTTGGCCGCACGCTTTAACGGTGACGAAATCACCGAAACCCTGCGCGAGCTGATGGCCCTGGAACTGGTCAGCGACGGCTCGCCACTGACCCCGGACATCGGCACCAAACGAGTCGAGCGCACGGCGATCAATACCGTGGTGCTCAACGTGAACACCGGCTGCAACTTGAGCTGCACCTACTGCTACAAGGAAGACCTCGACAAGCCGTCGGCCGGCAAGAAAATGGACGTTGAAACGGCGGTCGCGTCGGTAGAAATGCTGCTGCGCGAATCCCCGGATGAAGAGCGTTTCACCGTGGTGTTTTTCGGTGGGGAGCCGTTGAGCAACCGCAAGCTGATCGAGTACATGGTCGATTATTGTGAAAAGCGGTTTGCCGAGGCGGGCAAGTTCGTCGAGTTCGTCATGACCACCAACGCCACGCTGCTCACCGAAGACACCGTGGACTACCTCAACGCCCACCGTTTCGGGCTCTCTGTGAGTATCGACGGGCCGAAAACCGTGCACGACCGCAATCGCATCACCGTGGGCGGGCAGGGCACCTATGACGTGGTGCGGCGCAAGGCCGAGATGCTGCTGTCGCGCTACAACAGCCGCCCGGTCGGCGCGCGGGTAACCCTGACCACCGGCGTCACCGATGTCGAAACCATCTGGGATCATCTGTTCAACGAACTGGGGTTTGCCGAAGTCGGTTTCGCCCCGGTGACGTCTGGCGACATCAGCACCTTCAACCTGTCCAGCGAGGAGCTGATCGAAGTCTTTGCCAACATGAAGAAACTCGGCCGGCGTTACCTGGAAGCCGCGTTGGAGCACCGCAATATCGGTTTTTCCAACCTGCACCAGTTGATCACCGACATCCACGAAGGCCATAAAAAAGCCCTGCCATGTGGCGCGGGTTTGAAGATGCTGGCAGTGGATCACAAGGGTGAGCTGAACCTGTGCCACCGCTTTACCGGCTCGTCACTGCCGACGTTTGGCAACGTTCACAGCGGTGTAAAACAGGTCGAATTGAACGACTTCCTGTCCCAGCGCCTGGACCGCACCAACACCGGTTGCGAGGACTGTCAGATCCGCAACCTCTGCTCCGGCGGCTGCTATCACGAAAGCTATGCCCGTTACGGCGACCCGACCCACCCGACCTATCACTACTGCGAACTGATGCGTGACTGGGTCGACTTCGGCATCGAGGTCTACACCCGGATCATGGCCCACAACCCTGCGTTTATCAGCAGCTACATCACTCCGCGCAAGGCTCACTGA
- the peaA gene encoding quinohemoprotein amine dehydrogenase subunit alpha yields the protein MKRKLRSGMSAGLLAVAACVALHSPYSLAARDAQTILKETCQGCHTPEADNALSRISHQRKTPEGWLMSIARMQTMHGLQISDDDRRTLVKYLADTQGLAPSETDGVRYALERRLNTVEHFDDQTSQMCGRCHSGARVALQRRPAQEWERLVNFHLGQWPSLEYQALARDRDWFDIARKDMVPLLAKRYPLDNPAWKAWLKVAPKADALVGDWSFSGHLPGKGELAGVMSVTADGSDTFQVSVKGQYADGSPFNGDGSAILYSGYEWRGNVTIDGVTMRQVFAAQGTAMQGRMFEAEHDERGLDFVAAKQGSSRLLAVQPGYLKAGAETEVTLIGSGLTGKPNFGKGVEVVAVVEQSPDRIKVKLKAAANAQPGLRNVTVGMLKGPTLSVYSSIDAVKVVPEFSVARIGEGGGSTPKVQGRFDAEAWGKGADGKPYRIGVFPAQWKVEAFDDRAKEDQDVKFAGTMQADSGVFTPGDAGPNPQRKMSTNNAGNLESIAAVDDAGKSLTGEGHMIVTVQRWNNPPIP from the coding sequence ATGAAGAGAAAACTCCGATCAGGCATGAGCGCCGGCCTGCTGGCCGTGGCCGCTTGTGTGGCGCTGCATTCGCCTTACAGCCTGGCAGCCCGCGACGCCCAGACCATCCTCAAGGAAACCTGTCAGGGCTGTCACACCCCCGAAGCCGATAACGCCCTGAGCCGCATCAGCCACCAGCGCAAGACCCCGGAAGGCTGGCTGATGAGCATCGCCCGGATGCAGACCATGCACGGTTTGCAGATCAGCGATGACGACCGCCGCACCCTGGTCAAATACCTGGCCGACACCCAGGGCCTGGCGCCGAGCGAGACCGATGGCGTGCGCTATGCGCTGGAGCGCCGGCTCAATACCGTCGAGCATTTCGACGACCAGACCAGCCAGATGTGCGGCCGCTGCCACTCCGGTGCGCGGGTTGCGCTGCAACGCCGTCCGGCCCAGGAGTGGGAGCGTCTGGTGAACTTCCACCTCGGTCAATGGCCGTCGCTGGAGTACCAGGCCCTGGCTCGGGATCGCGACTGGTTTGATATCGCCCGTAAGGACATGGTGCCCCTGTTGGCCAAGCGTTATCCGCTGGACAACCCGGCCTGGAAAGCCTGGCTGAAAGTCGCGCCGAAAGCCGATGCGCTGGTGGGCGACTGGAGCTTCAGCGGCCACTTGCCGGGTAAAGGCGAACTGGCCGGCGTGATGAGCGTCACGGCCGATGGCAGCGACACCTTCCAGGTCAGCGTCAAAGGCCAATACGCCGATGGCAGCCCGTTCAACGGCGACGGTAGCGCGATTCTCTACAGCGGTTATGAATGGCGCGGTAACGTGACCATCGACGGCGTGACCATGCGCCAGGTGTTCGCCGCCCAAGGCACCGCGATGCAGGGCCGGATGTTCGAGGCTGAGCACGATGAGCGTGGTCTGGACTTCGTTGCCGCCAAGCAGGGCAGCAGCCGTTTGCTGGCCGTTCAACCGGGTTATCTGAAGGCTGGTGCTGAAACCGAAGTGACGTTGATTGGCAGCGGTCTCACCGGCAAACCGAACTTCGGCAAAGGCGTGGAAGTGGTCGCCGTCGTCGAGCAAAGCCCTGACCGGATCAAGGTCAAACTCAAGGCTGCTGCGAATGCTCAACCGGGCCTGCGCAACGTCACTGTCGGCATGCTGAAAGGCCCGACCCTGTCGGTCTACAGCAGCATCGATGCCGTCAAAGTCGTGCCGGAATTCTCGGTGGCGCGGATCGGCGAGGGCGGTGGCTCGACGCCGAAAGTCCAGGGCCGTTTCGATGCTGAAGCCTGGGGCAAGGGCGCCGATGGCAAGCCGTATCGCATTGGCGTGTTCCCGGCGCAATGGAAGGTCGAGGCCTTCGATGATCGCGCCAAGGAAGACCAGGACGTCAAGTTCGCCGGCACCATGCAGGCCGACAGCGGCGTGTTTACACCGGGCGATGCCGGGCCAAACCCGCAGCGCAAAATGTCCACCAACAATGCCGGCAACCTCGAGTCGATCGCCGCCGTCGACGACGCAGGAAAATCCCTGACCGGCGAAGGCCACATGATCGTCACCGTGCAACGCTGGAACAATCCACCCATTCCATGA
- a CDS encoding aldehyde dehydrogenase family protein, which translates to MSLPYLLPATSAFIQRAPRMLIGGDWVEAADGQTMPLHNPATGEMLCVVPRATPEDVDRAVLAARQAFDDSAWTRTRPRERQNLLWKLADLMERDAELLAQLECLNNGKSAAVAQVMDVQLSIDFLRYMAGWATKIEGSSVEVSLPLMPNDQFHSFIRREAVGVVGAIVAWNFPLLLACWKLGPALATGCTMVLKPADETPLTALKLAELVLEAGYPEGVFNVVTGTGITAGSALTHNPLVDKLTFTGSTAVGKQIGKIAMDSMTRVTLELGGKSPTIVMADADLKTAAAGAASAIFFNQGQVCCAGSRLYVQRKHFENVVADIADIANAMKLGNGMDPSVEMGPLISKRQQERVYGYIEKGRESGATIACGGEQFGPGFFVKPTVIVDVDQKHSLVQEEIFGPVLVAIPFDDEADALRMANDSPYGLGASIWSNDLAAVHRMIPWIKSGSVWVNCHSALDPALPFGGYKMSGVGREMGYAAIEHYTELKSVLIKL; encoded by the coding sequence ATGTCGCTTCCTTATTTGCTTCCCGCCACTTCGGCCTTCATCCAGCGCGCGCCGCGCATGCTGATCGGCGGCGACTGGGTCGAGGCCGCCGACGGCCAGACCATGCCGCTGCACAACCCGGCCACTGGCGAAATGCTGTGCGTGGTGCCACGGGCGACGCCCGAGGATGTCGACCGTGCAGTACTCGCCGCCCGCCAGGCCTTCGATGATTCAGCCTGGACCCGCACCCGCCCGCGTGAGCGGCAAAACCTGTTGTGGAAACTCGCCGACCTGATGGAGCGCGACGCCGAGCTGCTGGCGCAACTGGAATGCCTGAACAACGGCAAAAGTGCGGCGGTGGCTCAGGTGATGGACGTGCAATTGTCCATCGATTTCCTGCGCTACATGGCCGGTTGGGCGACCAAAATCGAAGGCTCCAGCGTTGAAGTCTCGTTACCGCTGATGCCCAACGATCAGTTCCACAGTTTCATCCGGCGCGAAGCAGTGGGCGTGGTCGGTGCCATCGTCGCCTGGAATTTTCCGTTGCTGCTGGCCTGCTGGAAACTCGGCCCGGCCCTGGCCACCGGCTGCACCATGGTGCTCAAACCCGCCGACGAAACCCCGCTGACCGCACTGAAACTCGCCGAACTGGTGCTGGAAGCCGGCTACCCCGAAGGCGTGTTCAACGTGGTCACCGGCACCGGCATCACGGCTGGCTCGGCCCTGACGCACAACCCGTTGGTGGACAAGCTGACCTTCACCGGCTCGACCGCCGTGGGTAAGCAGATCGGCAAGATCGCCATGGACTCCATGACCCGGGTGACCCTGGAACTGGGCGGTAAATCGCCAACCATCGTCATGGCCGACGCCGACCTGAAGACTGCCGCCGCCGGTGCTGCAAGTGCGATTTTCTTCAACCAGGGCCAGGTCTGCTGCGCCGGTTCCAGGCTGTATGTGCAGCGCAAGCATTTCGAGAATGTGGTGGCGGACATCGCCGACATCGCCAACGCCATGAAACTCGGCAACGGCATGGACCCGAGCGTCGAGATGGGGCCGTTGATTTCGAAGCGTCAGCAGGAGCGGGTTTACGGATATATCGAAAAGGGTCGGGAAAGCGGCGCGACCATCGCGTGCGGCGGCGAGCAGTTCGGGCCGGGGTTCTTCGTCAAACCGACAGTGATTGTCGATGTCGATCAGAAGCACTCGCTGGTGCAGGAAGAAATCTTCGGCCCGGTGCTGGTGGCAATTCCGTTTGATGACGAAGCCGATGCGCTGCGCATGGCCAATGACAGTCCGTATGGATTGGGGGCGAGTATCTGGTCCAATGATCTGGCGGCGGTGCACCGGATGATTCCGTGGATCAAGTCAGGGTCAGTGTGGGTCAATTGCCATAGCGCGCTGGACCCGGCGCTTCCGTTTGGCGGGTACAAGATGTCCGGGGTTGGGCGGGAAATGGGGTATGCGGCGATTGAGCATTACACCGAGTTGAAGTCGGTGTTGATCAAGTTGTAA
- a CDS encoding NAD(P)/FAD-dependent oxidoreductase: MILILGAGPAGAAVALGLRRLGYPVTLVSEWRRFAALEGVSIRVLEALRGAGLNHALADAALPSQRQVSWNGQQHAQNIEYLLDRPSFDRGLREDLRLAGVEMIEGRVLTVRSSATGHRVEIEGHDVLVADFLVEARGRSAPALGKGLRGPETVSLLNRWQGTPGSTASAVESLEDGWAWMARRADGQCYWQWTVDVASASLPGKAQLLDYCRQRRHGSEVARAFFGHQPEYDLQLHARSSTAILCPQVCGDNWIRVGDAAMAVDPLSGNGIFQSLSSALQAPTVINTLLRKPQRTALAQRFHQRRVEQLFLRFARIGRDFYADEQRWRDQPFWQARRQWPDAEVAHAEADFAALRIERAPVLRDGFVDEVEVVVTADQPLGIWHVQGVELAPLVRRLRSEPAEQALAGLTVEQGRVVRGWLLQQGFKP; this comes from the coding sequence ATGATTTTGATTCTTGGCGCAGGGCCCGCAGGAGCGGCGGTTGCCTTGGGTTTGCGTCGACTCGGTTACCCGGTGACGCTGGTCAGCGAATGGCGACGGTTTGCCGCGCTCGAAGGGGTTTCCATTCGAGTGCTGGAGGCGTTGCGCGGCGCGGGACTGAATCACGCATTGGCGGACGCGGCGCTACCTTCCCAGCGACAGGTGTCGTGGAATGGTCAGCAGCATGCGCAGAACATCGAATATTTGTTGGACCGTCCGAGTTTTGATCGTGGATTGCGCGAGGATTTGCGTCTGGCTGGTGTTGAGATGATCGAAGGGCGGGTGCTGACGGTGCGGTCCTCGGCTACCGGGCATCGGGTCGAAATTGAAGGACACGACGTGTTGGTCGCGGATTTTCTGGTGGAGGCTCGTGGACGTTCCGCTCCAGCGCTCGGTAAAGGCTTGCGCGGGCCGGAGACGGTCAGCCTGCTCAATCGCTGGCAAGGCACGCCGGGCAGTACCGCCAGCGCTGTGGAAAGTCTTGAGGACGGCTGGGCCTGGATGGCGCGGCGGGCCGACGGTCAATGTTATTGGCAATGGACGGTGGACGTGGCCAGTGCTTCGTTACCGGGTAAGGCTCAGTTGCTTGATTACTGTCGTCAGCGGCGCCACGGTTCGGAAGTGGCTCGGGCGTTTTTCGGTCATCAACCTGAATACGATCTGCAACTGCACGCCCGCAGCAGCACAGCGATTTTGTGCCCACAGGTCTGCGGCGATAACTGGATTCGGGTGGGTGACGCGGCGATGGCGGTAGACCCGTTATCGGGCAACGGGATTTTTCAGTCGTTGTCCTCGGCATTGCAGGCGCCCACGGTGATCAACACCTTGCTGCGTAAGCCGCAGCGAACGGCGTTGGCCCAGCGCTTTCATCAGCGGCGGGTGGAGCAGTTGTTTTTGCGCTTTGCCCGGATCGGACGAGATTTTTATGCCGATGAGCAGCGCTGGCGGGATCAACCGTTCTGGCAGGCTCGGCGACAGTGGCCGGATGCCGAGGTGGCGCATGCCGAGGCGGATTTTGCGGCGTTGCGGATTGAGCGGGCGCCGGTGCTGCGGGATGGGTTTGTAGATGAGGTTGAAGTGGTGGTGACAGCGGATCAGCCGCTGGGGATCTGGCATGTTCAGGGGGTTGAGTTGGCGCCGTTGGTGCGGCGGTTGCGCAGCGAGCCAGCGGAGCAGGCGTTGGCCGGGTTGACGGTGGAGCAGGGGCGGGTGGTTCGGGGTTGGTTGTTGCAGCAGGGTTTCAAGCCCTGA